A portion of the Halodesulfovibrio aestuarii DSM 17919 = ATCC 29578 genome contains these proteins:
- the ilvN gene encoding acetolactate synthase small subunit has product MRHVLSVLVENEPGVLSRISGLFSGRGFNLDSLNVAPVLEEGVSLMTIVTSGDQQIIEQIVKQLRKLVTVIKVTDMQDSTTVEREMALIKVNATESNRAEILRIADIFRCKVVDVSLDELTLEVIGDHGKVEAVIALLERFGIKEIARTGTVALRRSMQPEK; this is encoded by the coding sequence ATGAGACATGTACTATCCGTTCTTGTAGAAAACGAACCGGGCGTTTTGTCCCGCATTTCCGGTTTGTTCAGCGGGCGTGGCTTTAACCTCGATTCTCTGAATGTTGCGCCCGTGCTTGAAGAGGGTGTGTCGTTGATGACCATTGTTACAAGCGGTGATCAGCAGATTATTGAGCAGATTGTAAAGCAACTGCGCAAGCTTGTTACAGTCATTAAAGTGACTGATATGCAGGACAGCACAACTGTAGAGCGTGAAATGGCATTGATTAAAGTCAATGCTACAGAATCTAATCGCGCAGAAATTTTACGTATTGCAGATATTTTTAGATGCAAGGTCGTTGATGTCAGTCTAGATGAACTAACACTGGAAGTCATTGGTGATCATGGTAAAGTAGAGGCTGTCATTGCCCTGCTAGAACGCTTTGGCATTAAAGAAATTGCACGTACTGGTACTGTCGCATTGCGA